The Janthinobacterium tructae genome contains the following window.
CCTGCCCGCCGGCTACCGCCGCGACGACGTCATCGCCTTCCACAGCCGCGATGGCGAAGCCGTGGCGGAGCAAGTCACGCCGACGGGGCTGCGCAAGGGCATCCTGCTGCGTGGCAGTGCCGTGGTGCTGGATGTAGCGTTCACGGACGCCGCGGCCGTCTGCCGCGCCGAGATCGACGGCAGCGCCAATGGCGATCTGCAAACGCCGCTGCACGGCGCCTTGCTCAACATCCTCGGCCTGCGCATCGACCCGCAGCCATTCGCGCAACTGGCCGCCGGCGACCCGCTGCTGGCGCCTTTGATCCGCCTCAACCCGGGCTTGCGCATCGTGCAATCGGCCAGCCCGTTCGAGGCGCTGACCTGGGCCATCATCGGCCAGCAGATCAACCTGTCGTTCGCCATTTCCCTGCGCCGCACGTTTATTCTGCAGGCGGGACGCCGGCACGGCAGCGGCTTGTGGTGCTACCC
Protein-coding sequences here:
- a CDS encoding DNA-3-methyladenine glycosylase 2, which codes for MTLLHWTLPLPAGYRRDDVIAFHSRDGEAVAEQVTPTGLRKGILLRGSAVVLDVAFTDAAAVCRAEIDGSANGDLQTPLHGALLNILGLRIDPQPFAQLAAGDPLLAPLIRLNPGLRIVQSASPFEALTWAIIGQQINLSFAISLRRTFILQAGRRHGSGLWCYPEARDVARLSVEDLTSRKFSRAKADTVLRLASLVDAGALSLELPPSGDVAAISQALLAVKGIGPWTVNYALLRGYGYADCSLHGDVAIRAALQKLLGEESKPDMARTEQWLRQYAPHRTMAAAHLWASLHAPGKNILPARE